From Ischnura elegans chromosome 13 unlocalized genomic scaffold, ioIscEleg1.1 SUPER_13_unloc_1, whole genome shotgun sequence, a single genomic window includes:
- the LOC124172602 gene encoding zinc finger protein 436-like yields the protein MCSEDEKPIDNLKITKDSTTKAPGPSNPDKVLMETTSTSCMLKERHVRIGLSYDCIDSSASVTGSQSKTVASHAGEGRNVIDEELEEGSALHVDNVTSHSIPDNGQSYTKNIPASKNSGDGATMSCFGDRGDFDEPNITDTFTVIGENHRIEDETVMRGRGEVEENYLIKNPGNSYAINEKLHYCFNCRYGFNTKNDLNKHVENHCHISNLNLDAESSMKKNESFTIPESSEEKNNSCESYSLKTLEGFKRKRHRPMQKVNMPVIEIGGGIGLEKSLGRERSIDGDGKPHPKNMSSNSTSCARNLQNHPLGGTKGGPFNCSLCSNSFTLRSSLNNHMDTHIGRKQYPCTICSKSFINTSYLTRHLCTHSREKCFSCNDCTKSFSTKSKLMRHFRTHTGEKPYSCNDCTKCFSRKSHLMVHLRKHTGEKPFSCNGCTKSFSSKSYLTIHLRTHTGETPFSCNYCTKSFLVSSALSRHIRLHTGEKPFSCNICDKSFNQSSALSRHKRIHTGEKPHSCNICDKSFSRKSNLTKHIRTHTQEKPCS from the coding sequence GACCGTCAAATCCTGACAAAGTGCTGATGGAAACAACATCAACTTCATGTATGCTGAAGGAAAGACATGTAAGGATTGGTCTGAGCTATGACTGTATTGATTCATCAGCCTCAGTGACAGGCAGTCAATCCAAGACTGTAGCATCCCATGCAGGGGAAGGAAGGAATGTGATAGATGAAGAATTGGAAGAAGGCAGTGCTCTTCATGTTGATAATGTAACATCCCACTCAATTCCTGACAATGGACAAAGTTATACGAAGAATATTCCAGCGTCTAAAAACAGTGGAGATGGAGCCACAATGTCTTGTTTTGGGGATAGAGGTGACTTTGATGAACCAAATATCACGGACACCTTTACAGTCATAGGGGAGAACCACAGAATTGAAGATGAGACAGTCATGAGAGGCAGAGGAGAGGTAGAAGAGAATTACTTAATCAAAAATCCTGGGAACAGTTACGCAATAAATGAAAAGCTACATTATTGCTTCAACTGCAGATATGGATTCAACACCAAAAATGATCTTAACAAGCACGTGGAAAATCATTGTCATATCAGCAATTTGAATCTTGATGCAGAatcatcaatgaaaaaaaacgagTCATTCACAATCCCCGAATcgagtgaagaaaaaaataattcttgtgaGTCATACTCCTTAAAGACATTAGAGGGATTCAAAAGGAAAAGACACAGGCCGATGCAAAAAGTAAATATGCCTGTTATAGAAATCGGTGGTGGAATAGGGTTGGAGAAATCTCTGGGACGAGAGAGAAGTATTGATGGAGATGGGAAACCACACCCAAAGAATATGTCCTCAAATTCCACCTCTTGTGCTAGAAACCTCCAAAATCACCCGCTAGGAGGCACGAAAGGAGGGCCTTTCAATTGCAGTTTGTGCAGTAACTCTTTCACTCTGAGAAGCAGTCTTAACAATCACATGGATACACACATAGGAAGAAAACAGTATCCATGTACAATATGCAGCAAGTCTTTCATTAATACTTCTTACCTCACTCGACACCTGTGTACACACTCAAGAGAGAAATGTTTTTCATGTAATGATTGCACAAAGTCTTTCTCTACTAAAAGCAAACTCATGAGGCACTTTcgtacccacacaggagagaAACCCTATTCATGTAACGACTGCACCAAGTGTTTCTCTCGAAAGAGCCATCTCATGGTACACTTGCGCaaacacacgggagagaaacctttttcGTGCAATGGGTGCACGAAGTCTTTCTCTAGTAAAAGCTACCTCACGATACATTTacgtacacacacgggagagacaCCTTTTTCGTGTAATTATTGCACAAAGTCTTTCCTTGTAAGTTCTGCCCTCAGTAGACACATCCGTttgcacacgggagagaaacctttttcttgTAATATTTGTGATAAATCTTTCAATCAAAGTTCTGCCCTCAGCAGACACAAGCGTatacacacaggagagaaaccCCATTCTTGTAATATTTGTGATAAATCTTTCTCTAGGAAGAGCAACCTCACGAAACACATACGCACACACACACAAGAGAAACCATGTTCATGA